A single region of the Pyxidicoccus trucidator genome encodes:
- a CDS encoding M3 family metallopeptidase: MKRLTALTLTATLAAAGCTHGTAASEPVSPQAQAMAPSPAPAPAAPAQLPPPPRIADVLSGSVEAFTTACEADLERAREQVAALKKLDARKDPQAVLAAYDEAMGSLVAATNRSSLAREVHPDAAFREAARECEQLVDSANVALSQDRGVYDALVAVDLSGADAATKYWMERALLDFRRAGVDRDDATRAKVKSLNEDILKLGQQFGKNIAEDVRSASFSPKELDGLPEDYRKAHPPGKDGKVVITTNYPDYFPFMTYAKDTKAREKLWRTYRQRAFPANQQVLSQLISKRHELATLLGYESWAAYNTETKMTRKPQVAADFIDRLAAATEGRAKKEHAELLARKQKDVPAAKTLEPWDQDFYEDRLRAERFGFDSQAVRPYFEYSRVKAGVMDITARMWGITYKKVDDAKTWHREVDTYDVLDGSRLLGRIYLDMHPRDDKYKHAAQFDLVAGQAGKRYPEATLVCNFGRPGELMTYDDVETFFHEFGHLVHAVFGGDLKWAGIAGTRVEWDFVETPSMLLQQWASNPQVLTEFAKHHQTNEPIPAELVTKLRASKEFGKGLWSRRQLFLSAVSLDYYSRKPGFDTTQAMAEQQKKLSPFKHEYRDGTHFELAFGHLDSYSAAYYTYLWSSVIAKDLESEFEKHGYLDRETAMKYRRTVLEPGGSKPASELVKDFLGREYGFDAYKAFLDRN, translated from the coding sequence TTGAAGAGACTTACCGCCCTCACCCTCACCGCGACCCTGGCGGCGGCCGGCTGCACGCATGGCACCGCGGCCAGCGAGCCCGTGTCCCCGCAGGCCCAGGCCATGGCACCTTCTCCCGCTCCGGCTCCGGCCGCCCCTGCCCAGCTGCCCCCGCCGCCCCGCATCGCGGACGTCCTGTCCGGCAGCGTGGAGGCCTTTACCACCGCCTGCGAGGCGGACCTCGAGCGCGCCCGCGAGCAGGTCGCCGCGCTCAAGAAGCTGGACGCGCGCAAGGACCCGCAGGCCGTGCTCGCCGCGTATGACGAGGCCATGGGCTCGCTGGTCGCCGCGACGAACCGCTCCAGCCTCGCCCGCGAGGTGCACCCGGACGCCGCCTTCCGCGAGGCCGCCCGCGAGTGCGAGCAGCTCGTGGACTCGGCCAACGTGGCGCTGTCCCAGGACCGTGGCGTCTATGACGCGCTGGTGGCGGTGGACCTGTCCGGCGCGGACGCGGCCACGAAGTACTGGATGGAGCGCGCGCTGCTCGACTTCCGCCGTGCCGGCGTGGACCGCGACGACGCCACCCGCGCGAAGGTGAAGTCGCTGAACGAGGACATCCTCAAGCTGGGGCAGCAGTTCGGGAAGAACATCGCCGAGGACGTGCGCAGCGCGTCCTTCAGCCCCAAGGAGCTGGACGGCCTGCCGGAGGACTACCGGAAGGCGCACCCGCCGGGGAAGGACGGCAAGGTGGTCATCACCACCAACTACCCCGACTACTTCCCCTTCATGACGTACGCGAAGGACACGAAGGCGCGCGAGAAGCTGTGGCGCACCTACCGCCAGCGCGCCTTCCCGGCGAACCAGCAGGTGCTGTCGCAGCTCATCTCCAAGCGGCACGAGCTGGCCACGCTGCTCGGCTACGAGAGCTGGGCCGCGTACAACACCGAGACGAAGATGACCCGCAAGCCACAGGTGGCGGCGGACTTCATCGACCGGCTGGCGGCGGCCACCGAGGGGCGCGCGAAGAAGGAGCACGCGGAGCTGCTGGCGCGCAAGCAGAAGGACGTGCCCGCGGCGAAGACGCTGGAGCCGTGGGACCAGGACTTCTACGAGGACCGGCTGCGCGCGGAGCGCTTCGGCTTCGACTCGCAGGCGGTGCGGCCCTACTTCGAGTACTCCCGCGTGAAGGCGGGGGTGATGGACATCACCGCGCGCATGTGGGGCATCACCTACAAGAAGGTGGACGACGCGAAGACGTGGCACCGGGAGGTGGACACGTACGACGTGCTCGACGGCAGCCGCCTGCTGGGCCGCATCTACCTGGACATGCACCCGCGTGACGACAAGTACAAGCACGCGGCGCAGTTCGACCTCGTCGCGGGCCAGGCCGGCAAGCGCTACCCGGAGGCCACGCTGGTCTGCAACTTCGGCCGCCCCGGCGAGCTGATGACGTACGACGACGTGGAGACCTTCTTCCACGAGTTCGGCCACCTGGTGCACGCCGTGTTCGGGGGAGATTTGAAGTGGGCGGGCATCGCCGGCACGCGCGTGGAGTGGGACTTCGTGGAGACGCCGTCCATGCTGCTCCAGCAGTGGGCGTCGAACCCGCAGGTGCTGACGGAGTTCGCGAAGCACCACCAGACGAACGAGCCGATTCCGGCGGAGCTGGTGACGAAGCTGCGCGCGTCCAAGGAGTTCGGCAAGGGGCTGTGGTCCCGCCGGCAGCTGTTCCTGTCGGCGGTGAGCCTGGACTACTACTCGCGCAAGCCGGGCTTCGACACGACGCAGGCGATGGCGGAGCAGCAGAAGAAGCTCAGCCCGTTCAAGCACGAGTACCGGGACGGCACGCACTTCGAGCTGGCCTTCGGGCACCTGGATTCGTACTCGGCGGCCTACTACACGTACCTGTGGTCGTCGGTCATCGCGAAGGACCTGGAGTCGGAGTTCGAGAAGCACGGGTACCTGGACCGGGAGACGGCGATGAAGTACCGCCGCACCGTGCTGGAGCCCGGCGGCTCCAAGCCCGCCTCCGAGCTGGTGAAGGACTTCCTCGGACGCGAGTACGGCTTCGACGCGTACAAGGCGTTCCTGGACCGCAACTAG
- a CDS encoding CheR family methyltransferase: MPHPGAFRSAVGQAGREPGHEVRSCTKALQGDGFPRAWEALQAGGRWHAMTDGECVELLQWAAPRLRLRWDGFRRVRGQVCKRLGRRLQALGLSGAAAYRARLEADPGEWDVLDSLCRVTISRFYRDARVFDVLRDDLLPAILETLRARGGSTFRAWSAGCASGEEPYTVAVLFRLGLQPRFPEARLELLATDADEALLARARRGCYPRGALRELPSEWATRAFPESTPEPCVAPAYREGVTFLRQDLRAALPDGLFHLVLCRNVAFTYFAPALQREVLARLVARLVPGGLLVIGGHESLPEHGRDLERAAGPLPVFRRVTD, from the coding sequence ATGCCACATCCCGGCGCCTTCCGCTCGGCGGTGGGGCAGGCGGGCCGCGAGCCGGGGCACGAGGTCCGCTCGTGCACAAAGGCCCTCCAGGGGGATGGCTTCCCCCGGGCGTGGGAGGCACTCCAGGCCGGCGGAAGGTGGCACGCGATGACGGACGGCGAGTGCGTGGAGCTGTTGCAGTGGGCCGCGCCCCGGCTGCGCCTGCGCTGGGACGGCTTCCGCCGCGTCCGGGGCCAGGTGTGCAAGCGCCTCGGCCGGAGGCTCCAGGCGCTGGGCCTGTCCGGGGCCGCCGCCTACCGCGCCCGGCTGGAGGCGGACCCGGGCGAGTGGGACGTGCTCGACTCGCTCTGCCGCGTCACCATCTCCCGCTTCTACCGCGACGCGCGCGTCTTCGACGTGCTGCGGGACGACCTGCTCCCGGCCATCCTGGAGACGCTGCGCGCACGGGGCGGGTCCACCTTCCGCGCCTGGAGCGCCGGCTGTGCCTCCGGCGAGGAGCCCTACACGGTGGCCGTCCTCTTCCGGCTCGGCCTCCAGCCCCGCTTCCCGGAGGCGCGGCTGGAGCTCCTCGCCACCGACGCCGACGAGGCGCTGCTCGCCCGCGCACGCCGGGGCTGCTACCCGCGCGGCGCCCTGCGGGAGCTGCCGTCCGAGTGGGCCACCCGGGCCTTCCCCGAGTCCACCCCTGAACCCTGTGTTGCCCCCGCGTACCGGGAAGGCGTCACCTTCCTCCGCCAGGACCTGCGCGCGGCGCTGCCGGACGGCCTCTTCCACCTCGTGCTGTGCCGCAATGTGGCCTTCACCTACTTCGCCCCGGCGCTCCAGCGCGAGGTGCTCGCGCGTCTCGTAGCGCGGCTGGTGCCGGGTGGGCTGCTCGTCATCGGCGGCCACGAGTCGCTTCCCGAACACGGCCGGGACCTGGAGCGCGCCGCGGGCCCACTGCCGGTGTTTCGCAGGGTGACAGACTGA
- a CDS encoding S1 family peptidase — MPRPVERFRQERAAYGQHVARALFLVSALAALLACQSVAEESPASTPRTDSRPVVAGSDAPDDTAAVALIARRTRCAGEPPVLLCSGALIAPDVVLTAAHCLAIFGPEGPHEVYLGQVLLPQPEPSPRGRFARVARALIHPDYDATTHAYDVALLRLAAPVDVTPFPLPESTSVIPTAGASVRVVGYGDTKDAAVPSGRRRQGTLTVTQVEPAAFRAGPAPSMSCVGDSGGPVLLRDGGREVLVGLTASGDVACQDEALNVRVDALLDGFIRPFLAEAPASVIPTLPPEDLCRATCTRDAECPSGLTCVSVEGAPARCLLPALQAGAYGATCTDDASCGTGGLCARLEPEGTDACRCFTPCTPPPPDPDPVDPGGPDSATDAGGCAGAPGALLLGLLSWAGLLKPARRHIR, encoded by the coding sequence GTGCCACGTCCTGTTGAGCGCTTCCGGCAAGAGCGAGCGGCGTACGGGCAGCACGTCGCGAGGGCCCTGTTCCTGGTGTCAGCACTGGCGGCGCTGCTCGCCTGCCAGTCCGTGGCGGAGGAGTCACCCGCCTCTACGCCGCGCACGGACTCGCGCCCTGTCGTGGCGGGCTCGGACGCGCCAGACGACACCGCCGCGGTGGCGCTCATCGCCCGTCGCACCCGCTGCGCTGGGGAGCCGCCGGTGCTGCTCTGCTCCGGTGCGCTCATCGCGCCCGACGTGGTGCTCACGGCCGCGCACTGTCTGGCCATCTTCGGGCCGGAGGGGCCGCACGAGGTCTACCTCGGCCAGGTGTTACTGCCCCAGCCGGAGCCCTCCCCCCGGGGCCGCTTCGCCCGCGTGGCCCGTGCGCTCATCCACCCGGACTACGACGCCACGACCCACGCGTACGATGTCGCGCTGCTGCGCCTCGCGGCACCGGTGGACGTGACACCGTTCCCCCTGCCGGAGTCCACGAGTGTCATTCCCACCGCCGGTGCCTCCGTGCGGGTGGTGGGCTACGGGGACACGAAGGACGCCGCTGTTCCCTCCGGCCGTCGGAGGCAGGGCACGCTGACGGTGACGCAGGTGGAGCCCGCGGCCTTTCGCGCCGGCCCTGCTCCCAGCATGAGCTGCGTGGGAGACAGCGGCGGACCGGTGCTCCTCCGCGACGGCGGACGCGAGGTGCTGGTGGGACTCACCGCGAGCGGCGACGTCGCCTGTCAGGACGAAGCCCTCAACGTGCGCGTGGACGCGTTGCTCGACGGCTTCATCCGCCCGTTCCTCGCGGAAGCGCCTGCATCCGTCATCCCCACGCTGCCACCGGAAGACCTCTGCCGTGCCACCTGCACACGTGACGCCGAGTGTCCCTCGGGGCTCACCTGTGTCTCCGTGGAAGGCGCACCGGCCCGCTGCCTGCTGCCCGCGCTCCAGGCAGGAGCCTACGGTGCGACCTGCACGGACGACGCCTCCTGTGGCACGGGTGGGCTGTGCGCGCGGCTGGAGCCCGAGGGCACGGACGCGTGCCGCTGCTTCACGCCGTGCACGCCGCCTCCACCCGACCCGGACCCTGTCGACCCTGGCGGTCCGGACTCCGCGACGGACGCGGGAGGCTGTGCGGGAGCGCCGGGTGCCCTGCTCCTCGGCCTGCTGTCATGGGCGGGCCTGCTGAAGCCCGCGCGCCGGCATATCCGTTGA
- a CDS encoding DUF1361 domain-containing protein produces MSQPPTAPPAFLSVLRRHGFLPAVLSSVAAVGLLALRLDWSERASYAFLSWNLFLAWVPYVLSLVARLLMARGLGRWWLLAPLALGWLALFPNAPYLLTDFIHLHQRPVVPLWFDAALLALFAATGWLMGLLSLEVWKEWLERRWGRARAWAFVAATSLLCGYGIYLGRVERWNSWDVLSEPERLLSTMASHLREPGAFPYLTRLTILFAGLMLLSYAVFEVLVTRLRCRRAA; encoded by the coding sequence ATGTCCCAGCCGCCCACTGCCCCTCCCGCCTTCCTGTCCGTGCTGCGCCGCCATGGCTTCCTGCCCGCGGTGCTGAGCAGTGTCGCCGCGGTGGGGCTGCTGGCCCTGCGGTTGGACTGGAGTGAGCGTGCCAGCTACGCCTTCCTGTCCTGGAACCTGTTCCTGGCGTGGGTGCCCTATGTGCTGTCCCTGGTGGCCCGCCTGCTGATGGCGCGGGGCCTGGGCCGCTGGTGGCTGCTGGCGCCGCTGGCCCTGGGGTGGCTCGCGCTGTTTCCCAACGCGCCGTACCTGCTCACGGACTTCATCCACCTGCACCAGCGGCCCGTGGTGCCGCTGTGGTTCGACGCGGCGCTGCTCGCGCTGTTCGCCGCCACCGGGTGGCTGATGGGGCTGCTCTCGCTGGAGGTGTGGAAGGAGTGGCTGGAGCGGCGCTGGGGCCGCGCCCGGGCCTGGGCCTTCGTGGCCGCCACGTCCCTGCTGTGCGGCTATGGCATCTACCTGGGCCGCGTGGAGCGGTGGAACAGCTGGGACGTGCTGTCCGAGCCGGAGCGCCTGCTGTCCACCATGGCCTCCCACCTGCGCGAGCCCGGCGCCTTCCCCTACCTGACGCGCCTCACCATCCTCTTCGCCGGGCTGATGCTGCTCTCCTACGCCGTCTTCGAGGTGCTGGTGACGCGTCTGCGTTGCCGGCGCGCCGCGTAA
- a CDS encoding S28 family serine protease — MEPSQVEAPARAVSALETVTDSEDILTQLQSIPGLTVLDERPSPYAGTRFFRMVFEQPADHRRPLGERFQLRVNLLHRSVDAPMVLSAGGYGLGDGPSRSEPTALLGANQLSLEHRFFGTSRPASNDWKLLDIRQAAGDYHRIIEAFKPLYSGRWLTTGTSKGGMAAVYHRYFYPDDVDVTAPYVAPNSHGLDDGRYARFVEQVGDADCRAKLQAFQRAVLERRDEMLPFMEALVVSEGTGFEVLGGLDRTLEFSVVELSFYFWQYYGAPVCAEVPASDVSAAELFGFLDGIVGIAFTYGDVWLDYYAAYYYQAATELGWTRFSTRHLHRLLRYPGEDEPRSYLPFPVRERFDHGLMLRVEHWVRNHGERMLFVYGENDPWSSGAFSVRERNDSFRYIVPEGEHGSRISRLPEPERTQALENLYRWMGLDVSAAGVRARVLDAEAERTESGLEREPRFRL, encoded by the coding sequence GTGGAGCCCTCCCAGGTGGAGGCTCCCGCGCGGGCCGTGAGCGCGCTGGAGACGGTGACGGACTCGGAGGACATCCTCACCCAGCTCCAGTCCATCCCCGGGCTCACCGTGCTCGACGAGCGGCCGTCGCCCTACGCGGGCACGCGCTTCTTCCGGATGGTGTTCGAGCAGCCCGCGGACCACCGGCGTCCCCTGGGTGAGCGCTTCCAGCTCCGGGTGAACCTGCTGCACCGCTCGGTGGACGCGCCCATGGTGCTCTCCGCCGGCGGCTATGGCCTGGGGGACGGCCCCTCGCGGTCCGAGCCCACCGCGCTGCTCGGCGCCAACCAGCTCTCGCTGGAGCACCGCTTCTTCGGCACCTCGCGGCCGGCCTCGAATGACTGGAAGCTGCTCGACATCCGCCAGGCCGCGGGCGACTACCACCGCATCATCGAGGCCTTCAAGCCGCTCTACTCCGGGCGCTGGTTGACCACGGGCACCAGCAAGGGCGGCATGGCGGCCGTGTACCACCGCTACTTCTACCCGGACGATGTGGACGTCACCGCGCCGTACGTCGCGCCCAACAGCCATGGACTGGATGACGGGCGCTACGCCCGCTTCGTCGAGCAGGTGGGGGACGCCGACTGCCGCGCGAAGCTCCAGGCCTTCCAGCGAGCGGTGCTGGAGCGCCGCGACGAGATGCTGCCCTTCATGGAAGCGCTGGTCGTCTCCGAGGGCACGGGCTTCGAGGTGCTGGGCGGCCTGGACCGGACCCTGGAGTTCTCCGTCGTCGAGCTGTCCTTCTACTTCTGGCAGTACTACGGCGCGCCCGTGTGCGCGGAGGTCCCCGCGTCCGACGTGTCGGCGGCGGAGCTCTTCGGGTTCCTGGACGGCATTGTCGGCATCGCCTTCACCTACGGCGACGTGTGGCTCGACTACTACGCGGCCTACTACTACCAGGCCGCGACGGAGCTTGGCTGGACGCGCTTCTCCACGCGGCACCTGCACCGGCTGCTGCGCTACCCGGGCGAGGACGAGCCCCGCTCGTACCTTCCCTTCCCGGTGAGGGAGCGGTTCGACCATGGCCTCATGCTCCGCGTGGAGCACTGGGTGCGCAACCACGGGGAGCGGATGCTCTTCGTCTACGGAGAGAATGACCCCTGGTCCTCCGGCGCCTTCTCCGTGCGCGAGCGCAATGACTCCTTCCGCTACATCGTCCCGGAGGGTGAGCACGGCTCCCGCATCAGCCGCCTGCCCGAGCCCGAGCGGACCCAGGCCTTGGAGAACCTCTACCGGTGGATGGGGCTGGACGTGTCGGCCGCGGGCGTGCGGGCCCGGGTGCTCGACGCCGAGGCGGAGCGCACCGAGTCGGGCCTGGAGCGGGAGCCGCGCTTCCGGCTGTAG
- a CDS encoding DUF2267 domain-containing protein, which translates to MTRPTNETELTQRRVQRHESHTRTTYAAFIRHLCEVGKLEPALAECAAVAVLSALERRILPGEAKDLEAQLPRRLVEFLPPLEQRPQRPRRFGKEAFLQTVADDLERPVEQMEPVVRAVFRAMRDLISEGEADDVASNLPPDLQALWRLTQ; encoded by the coding sequence ATGACCCGCCCCACCAACGAAACCGAGCTGACGCAGCGCCGCGTGCAGCGGCATGAGTCCCACACCCGCACCACCTACGCGGCCTTCATCCGCCACTTGTGCGAGGTGGGGAAGCTGGAGCCGGCCCTGGCCGAGTGCGCGGCGGTGGCGGTGCTGAGCGCGCTGGAGCGGCGCATCCTCCCGGGCGAGGCGAAGGATTTGGAGGCCCAGCTCCCGCGCCGCCTGGTGGAGTTCCTGCCCCCGCTGGAGCAGCGCCCGCAGCGGCCGAGGCGCTTCGGCAAGGAGGCGTTCCTCCAGACGGTGGCGGACGACCTGGAGCGGCCGGTGGAGCAGATGGAGCCCGTGGTGCGCGCGGTGTTCCGCGCGATGAGGGACCTCATCTCCGAGGGCGAGGCGGACGACGTCGCCAGCAACCTGCCCCCGGACCTGCAGGCGCTGTGGCGGCTCACGCAGTAG
- a CDS encoding HAD-IG family 5'-nucleotidase has translation MRSHLSGPPPERGLFCNRTLNLRGIKAVGYDMDYTLIHYRVEAWERRAYEYIRDRLVAQGWPVGDLTFDPGLAIRGLIIDTEKGNLLKANRFGIVKKALHGTRPMDFEAQRDEYASTLIDLHERRWVFLNTLFSLSEACIFAQLVDRLDAGQLPGSTPMGYTDLYEHVRKNLDATHMQGRLKAEIIADPERYVLDDPETPLALLDQRHAGKKLLLITNSEWAYTEPMMHFAFDKHLPAGMTWRQLFDVVIVSARKPEFFTTRAPLYEVVESGGEALLRQHSGPLKAGTPYFGGSALELERHLGMKGDQILYVGDHMFGDVHVTKDVLRWRTALILRELEDEVRAIAGFRATEARLGERMEHKERLEAESCQLRLELQRRRFQYGPRADSISEADLVARLGELRTELEALDAELGPMARAATELSNPLWGLLTRAGNDKSHLARQMERYADIYTSRVSNFLFATPFVYLRSPRGSLPHDPSLPGGTPVFPSSDGGGGGMLGPDGAE, from the coding sequence ATGCGCTCGCACCTTTCCGGTCCCCCGCCCGAGCGGGGCCTGTTCTGCAACCGCACCCTCAACCTGCGTGGCATCAAGGCCGTCGGCTACGACATGGACTACACGCTCATCCACTACCGCGTGGAAGCGTGGGAGCGCCGTGCGTACGAGTACATCCGAGACCGGCTGGTGGCGCAGGGCTGGCCCGTGGGGGATTTGACGTTCGACCCGGGGCTCGCCATCCGCGGCCTCATCATCGACACGGAGAAGGGCAACCTCCTCAAGGCCAACCGCTTCGGAATCGTGAAGAAGGCCCTCCATGGCACCCGGCCCATGGACTTCGAGGCCCAGCGCGACGAGTACGCCAGCACCCTCATCGACTTGCACGAGCGGCGCTGGGTGTTCCTCAACACGCTCTTCTCGCTGTCCGAGGCCTGCATCTTCGCGCAGCTGGTGGACCGGCTGGACGCCGGCCAGCTCCCGGGCTCCACGCCCATGGGCTACACGGACCTCTACGAGCACGTGCGGAAGAACCTGGACGCCACGCACATGCAGGGGAGGCTGAAGGCGGAAATCATCGCCGACCCGGAGCGCTACGTCCTCGACGACCCGGAGACGCCGCTGGCGCTGCTGGACCAGCGCCACGCCGGCAAGAAGCTGCTGCTGATTACCAACAGCGAGTGGGCCTACACCGAGCCCATGATGCACTTCGCCTTCGACAAGCACCTGCCGGCAGGGATGACGTGGCGGCAGCTCTTCGACGTGGTGATTGTGTCCGCGCGCAAGCCGGAGTTCTTCACCACGCGTGCCCCGCTCTACGAGGTGGTGGAGTCCGGCGGCGAGGCCCTGCTGCGGCAGCACTCGGGGCCCCTCAAGGCCGGCACGCCCTACTTCGGCGGCAGCGCGCTGGAGCTGGAGCGCCACCTGGGGATGAAGGGGGACCAGATTCTGTACGTGGGCGACCACATGTTCGGCGACGTGCACGTGACGAAGGACGTGCTGCGCTGGCGCACGGCGCTCATCCTCCGCGAGTTGGAGGACGAGGTGCGCGCCATCGCCGGCTTCCGCGCCACCGAGGCCCGGCTGGGCGAGCGCATGGAGCACAAGGAGCGCCTGGAGGCGGAGAGCTGCCAGCTGCGCCTGGAGCTGCAGCGGCGCCGCTTCCAGTACGGCCCGCGCGCGGACAGCATCTCCGAGGCGGACCTGGTGGCACGGCTGGGCGAGCTGCGCACGGAGCTGGAGGCGCTGGACGCGGAGCTGGGCCCGATGGCGCGCGCGGCCACCGAGCTGTCCAACCCGCTCTGGGGCCTGCTCACCCGCGCGGGCAACGACAAGAGCCACCTGGCGCGGCAGATGGAGCGCTACGCGGACATCTACACGTCCCGCGTGTCCAACTTCCTGTTCGCCACGCCCTTCGTGTACCTGCGCAGCCCGCGCGGCAGCCTGCCGCATGACCCGAGCCTGCCCGGAGGCACACCCGTGTTCCCGTCCTCAGACGGGGGCGGCGGCGGAATGCTCGGCCCGGACGGCGCGGAGTAG
- the nrfH gene encoding cytochrome c nitrite reductase small subunit, whose amino-acid sequence MPGVSRRIAISAVVLAVLVGTAVGAVGYTFVYAKGTSYLTDDPSACANCHVMNEQYAGWVKGSHHGVAVCNDCHTPHSFFGKYYTKALNGWHHSVAFTSGDFHEPIHIGERNLQVTEAACRSCHQDIVHAIEPGLWVRVSAQGAGDSRKDADRHGTLHPVPEQGTMSCVRCHRSVGHLELD is encoded by the coding sequence ATGCCCGGAGTGTCGCGCCGCATCGCCATCAGTGCTGTCGTGCTGGCGGTCCTGGTGGGGACCGCCGTTGGCGCCGTCGGCTACACCTTCGTGTACGCGAAGGGGACGTCGTACCTCACCGACGACCCGAGCGCGTGCGCCAACTGCCACGTGATGAACGAGCAGTACGCGGGTTGGGTGAAGGGCAGCCACCATGGCGTGGCCGTGTGCAATGACTGTCACACCCCGCACAGCTTCTTCGGGAAGTACTACACCAAGGCGCTCAACGGCTGGCACCACTCGGTGGCCTTCACCTCCGGGGACTTCCACGAGCCCATCCACATCGGCGAGCGGAACCTGCAGGTGACGGAGGCGGCGTGCCGCTCGTGCCATCAGGACATCGTCCACGCAATCGAGCCGGGGCTGTGGGTACGGGTGTCGGCGCAGGGCGCGGGTGACTCCCGGAAGGACGCCGACCGGCACGGCACCCTGCACCCCGTGCCGGAGCAGGGGACGATGAGCTGCGTGCGCTGCCACCGCTCGGTGGGGCACCTGGAACTGGACTGA